One genomic segment of Luteimonas galliterrae includes these proteins:
- a CDS encoding peptidylprolyl isomerase → MSLFATFDTDRGPIKIELYPDKAPLTVANFVNLAKRGFYNGLNFHRVIPDFMIQGGCPQGTGTGGPGYKFEDEAKNGIGHERGVLSMANAGPNTNGSQFFITHVATPWLDGKHTVFGKVVSGIEAVDAVKQGDTIKSVTIEGDADAVLAAKADRVAEWNKILAA, encoded by the coding sequence ATGTCCCTTTTCGCCACCTTCGACACCGACCGCGGCCCGATCAAGATCGAGCTGTACCCCGACAAGGCGCCGCTGACCGTGGCCAATTTCGTCAATCTGGCCAAGCGCGGCTTCTACAACGGCCTCAACTTCCACCGGGTGATTCCCGACTTCATGATCCAGGGCGGCTGCCCGCAGGGCACCGGTACCGGCGGCCCGGGCTACAAGTTCGAGGACGAGGCCAAGAACGGCATCGGCCACGAGCGCGGCGTGCTGTCGATGGCCAATGCCGGCCCCAACACCAACGGCAGCCAGTTCTTCATCACCCACGTCGCCACGCCCTGGCTGGACGGCAAGCACACGGTGTTCGGCAAGGTCGTGTCCGGCATCGAAGCGGTCGATGCGGTGAAGCAGGGCGACACGATCAAGTCGGTGACGATCGAAGGCGACGCCGATGCGGTGCTGGCCGCGAAGGCCGATCGCGTGGCGGAGTGGAACAAGATCCTCGCGGCTTGA
- the typA gene encoding translational GTPase TypA — protein sequence MSIERLRNIAIVAHVDHGKTTLVDQLLKQSGTFSDRTVTTERMMDSNDLEKERGITILSKNTAIRWKSPAGEEYRINIVDTPGHADFGGEVERVLSMVDSVLILVDAMDGPMPQTRFVTQKAFAMGFKPIVVVNKVDRPGARPDWVLDQTFDLFDRLGATDEQLDFHTVYASALHGYAGLEPTVREGDMTPLFQTIVDHVAPPPVDLDGPFQMRITSLDYSNYVGIIGVGRVQRGKIKTNQQVTVVDREGKTRNAKVLQVLGFLGLERHEVKEAQAGDIIAISGIEGLGISDTVCDTSAPEQLPVLTVDEPTISMTFQVNDSPFAGTKDRSGGKFLTSRQLRDRLNRETQHNVALKVEDTADADKFKVSGRGELHLSILIETMRREGYELAVSRPEVIVKQIDGVAQEPYEQLVVDLEEQFQGGVMSRLGERKAQLTNMEPDGKGRVRIEFMIPARGLIGFQTEFRTITAGTGLLFHVFDHYGPKAEGDIGQRQNGVLISNGTGPSPAYAQIAMQERGRLFIEPGEEIYEGQIVGINSKDNDLTVNALRGKQLTNFRASGKDDDEGLIPPIKFSLEQALEFIDDDELVEITPKAIRLRKKQRTEVDRKRASRAA from the coding sequence ATGTCCATCGAACGCCTCCGCAATATCGCCATCGTCGCCCACGTCGACCACGGCAAGACCACTCTCGTCGACCAGCTGCTCAAGCAGTCGGGCACGTTCAGCGATCGCACGGTCACCACCGAGCGGATGATGGACAGCAACGATCTGGAAAAGGAACGCGGCATCACGATCCTGTCCAAGAACACGGCGATCCGCTGGAAGTCCCCGGCCGGCGAGGAATACCGCATCAACATCGTCGACACCCCCGGCCACGCCGATTTCGGCGGCGAAGTGGAGCGCGTGCTGTCGATGGTCGACTCGGTGCTGATCCTGGTCGACGCGATGGACGGCCCGATGCCGCAGACCCGCTTCGTGACCCAGAAAGCGTTCGCGATGGGCTTCAAGCCGATCGTGGTGGTCAACAAGGTCGACCGCCCCGGCGCGCGCCCGGATTGGGTGCTGGACCAGACCTTCGACCTGTTCGACCGCCTCGGCGCCACCGACGAGCAACTCGATTTCCACACCGTCTACGCCTCGGCGCTGCACGGTTACGCGGGCCTGGAACCGACCGTGCGCGAAGGCGACATGACGCCGCTGTTCCAGACCATCGTCGACCACGTCGCGCCGCCGCCGGTGGACCTGGACGGCCCGTTCCAGATGCGCATCACTTCGCTCGACTACAGCAACTACGTCGGCATCATCGGCGTGGGCCGCGTGCAGCGCGGCAAGATCAAGACCAACCAGCAGGTCACCGTCGTCGACCGCGAAGGCAAGACCCGCAACGCCAAGGTGCTGCAGGTGCTCGGCTTCCTCGGCTTGGAACGCCATGAAGTGAAGGAAGCGCAGGCCGGCGACATCATCGCGATCTCCGGCATCGAAGGCCTGGGCATTTCCGATACGGTCTGCGACACTTCGGCGCCCGAGCAGTTGCCGGTGCTGACCGTCGACGAGCCGACCATTTCGATGACCTTCCAGGTGAACGATTCGCCGTTCGCCGGCACCAAGGACCGCAGCGGCGGCAAGTTCCTGACTTCGCGCCAGTTGCGCGACCGGCTGAACCGCGAAACCCAGCACAACGTCGCGCTCAAGGTCGAAGACACCGCCGATGCCGACAAGTTCAAGGTCAGCGGCCGCGGCGAGCTGCACCTGTCGATCCTAATCGAAACCATGCGCCGCGAAGGCTACGAGCTGGCCGTGTCGCGCCCGGAAGTGATCGTCAAGCAGATCGACGGCGTCGCGCAGGAACCCTACGAGCAACTGGTCGTGGACCTGGAAGAGCAGTTCCAGGGCGGCGTGATGTCGCGCCTGGGCGAGCGCAAGGCGCAGCTGACCAACATGGAACCGGACGGCAAGGGCCGCGTGCGCATCGAATTCATGATCCCGGCGCGCGGATTGATCGGTTTCCAGACCGAATTCCGCACGATCACCGCCGGCACCGGCCTGCTGTTCCACGTGTTCGACCATTACGGCCCGAAGGCCGAAGGCGACATCGGCCAGCGCCAGAACGGCGTGCTGATCTCCAACGGCACCGGACCCTCCCCGGCCTATGCGCAGATCGCGATGCAGGAACGCGGCCGCCTGTTCATCGAGCCGGGCGAGGAGATCTACGAAGGCCAGATCGTCGGCATCAACAGCAAGGACAACGACCTCACCGTCAATGCCCTGCGCGGCAAGCAGCTGACCAACTTCCGCGCGTCCGGCAAGGACGACGACGAAGGCCTGATCCCGCCGATCAAGTTCTCGCTGGAACAGGCGCTGGAATTCATCGACGACGACGAACTGGTCGAGATCACGCCCAAGGCGATCCGCCTGCGCAAGAAGCAACGCACCGAAGTGGACCGCAAGCGCGCCTCGCGCGCCGCGTAA
- a CDS encoding DUF2127 domain-containing protein, whose translation MTEQRYNPDPHAHPGLHVIAVVEALKGALAVLAASGLELLGPAPLRHGVDLLIAKFQLDPDHGAMAWLANAISPHSVHLAAAGVLFYGIVHLVEAWGLWRAKVWASWLGCLAAAAYLPFDIYAVFHHPGWLSVAIVALNLLVVWVLGHDLVKRKR comes from the coding sequence ATGACCGAGCAGCGCTACAACCCGGATCCGCACGCGCATCCGGGGCTGCATGTCATCGCCGTCGTCGAAGCGCTCAAAGGCGCGCTGGCCGTTCTGGCGGCGAGCGGGCTGGAATTGCTGGGTCCCGCGCCGCTGCGGCATGGGGTGGACCTGCTGATCGCCAAATTCCAACTCGATCCCGATCACGGCGCGATGGCCTGGCTGGCGAATGCGATCAGCCCGCACTCCGTGCATCTGGCCGCCGCCGGCGTCTTGTTCTACGGCATCGTCCATCTGGTCGAAGCCTGGGGCTTGTGGCGCGCCAAGGTCTGGGCTTCGTGGCTCGGCTGCCTGGCGGCCGCCGCCTACCTTCCTTTCGATATCTATGCGGTTTTCCACCATCCCGGCTGGCTGTCGGTGGCGATCGTAGCCCTTAATCTGCTGGTGGTCTGGGTGCTGGGCCACGACCTCGTCAAGCGCAAGCGCTGA
- a CDS encoding amidase, with protein sequence MALTLAACQRDASQTAAPATPGTMAAPAEKPATPTAQPVAFAFEEADIASLQSRMDKGELSSHALTQAYLDRIAAIDEAGPALNSVIELNPDALKEADARDTERKAGNKRSALHGIPVLLKDNIDATPMANSAGSLALANHKPKTDAYLVQRLREAGAVILGKTNLSEWANFRSTRSTSGWSGRGGQTKNPYALDRNPCGSSSGTGTAIAANLAAVGIGTETDGSIICPAAVAGLVGIKPTVGLVSRSGIIPISHSQDTAGPMTRTVADAAVLLAAITGKDDADIATQANVGRAVFDYTANLKTDGLKGARIGVVRKLMGYQPDVDAAMEKAIVSIESSGAEVVDVEIPTLGKWDEPEFEVLLYEFKAGLEAYLAKSEAPVKTLTELIEFNKKNAAAEMPYFAQEIFEKAQAKGPLSDAAYIEARTKARKLAGPEGIGAALKANKLDALIAPSMSPAWLTDPISGDHFTGAGYGAAAVAGTPSITVPMGDSHGLPLGITFMGPAWSEPRLIELAYSFEQATKARKAPKFLPTVTPQNEMAKAVK encoded by the coding sequence GTGGCCCTGACGCTGGCCGCCTGCCAGCGCGACGCATCGCAAACCGCCGCACCCGCCACGCCGGGCACCATGGCCGCACCTGCGGAAAAACCCGCGACGCCGACGGCGCAACCGGTGGCCTTCGCTTTCGAAGAAGCCGACATCGCCAGCCTGCAATCGCGCATGGACAAGGGCGAGCTGAGCAGCCATGCGCTGACCCAAGCGTATCTGGACCGCATCGCGGCGATCGACGAAGCCGGGCCGGCGCTGAATTCGGTGATCGAACTCAATCCCGATGCCTTGAAGGAAGCCGATGCGCGCGATACCGAACGCAAGGCCGGCAACAAGCGCAGCGCGCTGCACGGCATTCCGGTGCTGCTGAAGGACAACATCGACGCCACGCCGATGGCCAACTCCGCGGGCTCGCTGGCGCTGGCGAACCACAAGCCCAAGACCGATGCTTATCTGGTGCAACGTTTGCGCGAAGCGGGCGCGGTGATCCTGGGCAAGACCAATCTGAGCGAGTGGGCGAATTTCCGTTCGACGCGATCCACGTCCGGCTGGAGCGGGCGCGGCGGGCAGACCAAGAATCCGTACGCTTTGGACCGCAATCCCTGCGGCTCCAGCTCCGGCACTGGCACCGCGATCGCGGCGAATCTCGCGGCGGTCGGCATCGGCACCGAGACCGACGGCAGCATCATCTGCCCCGCCGCCGTCGCAGGCCTGGTGGGCATCAAGCCGACCGTGGGCCTAGTGAGCCGCAGCGGCATCATTCCGATCTCGCACAGCCAGGACACCGCCGGCCCGATGACGCGCACGGTCGCCGATGCGGCCGTGCTGCTGGCGGCCATTACCGGCAAAGACGACGCCGATATCGCCACGCAGGCCAATGTGGGCCGCGCGGTATTCGATTACACCGCCAACCTGAAGACCGACGGATTGAAAGGCGCCCGCATCGGCGTAGTGCGCAAGCTGATGGGCTACCAGCCCGACGTCGATGCGGCGATGGAGAAAGCGATCGTTTCGATCGAGTCTTCCGGCGCCGAAGTGGTCGACGTGGAGATCCCGACGCTCGGCAAGTGGGACGAGCCCGAATTCGAAGTGCTGCTGTACGAATTCAAGGCCGGGCTCGAGGCTTATCTCGCCAAAAGCGAAGCACCAGTGAAGACGCTCACCGAGCTGATCGAATTCAACAAGAAGAACGCCGCCGCAGAAATGCCCTATTTCGCGCAGGAAATCTTCGAAAAGGCGCAAGCCAAGGGCCCGCTGAGCGACGCGGCCTACATCGAAGCGCGCACCAAGGCGCGCAAGCTTGCCGGGCCCGAAGGCATCGGCGCCGCGCTCAAGGCGAACAAACTCGATGCGCTGATCGCGCCGTCGATGTCGCCGGCCTGGTTGACCGACCCGATCAGCGGCGACCATTTCACCGGCGCGGGCTACGGCGCCGCCGCCGTCGCCGGCACGCCCAGCATCACCGTGCCGATGGGCGACAGCCATGGCCTGCCGCTGGGCATCACCTTCATGGGTCCGGCATGGAGCGAACCGCGTTTGATCGAGTTGGCGTATTCGTTCGAACAGGCGACGAAGGCTCGCAAGGCGCCGAAGTTCTTGCCGACGGTGACGCCGCAGAACGAGATGGCGAAGGCCGTGAAGTAG
- a CDS encoding WD40/YVTN/BNR-like repeat-containing protein: MSIIRIAIAAVLLFAAGAACAEVRIVPQDSGVKVRLRGISAVSDDIAWASGREGTVLRTVDGGKHWQTIKVPDAGELDFRDVEGFDADTAVVLSIGPGEASRVYRTEDGGKSWKLALQNKDPRAFFDCMAFDGDKGWMMGDPVEGRFQIYATTDAGRSWELSSDGPKATKDEAAFAASGTCISRIGDSLLVATGGAEANIHLRSDDASVWRKLPSGLPAGKQSAGVFSVSAMPMRLGFVVVGGDFEAEAVASESRRFLVPTEPPASELSQLNVSTPGKTQGYRSGVACAETQPTCIAVGPSGVDVWKGTSWETVSKIGYDAIDFVGDAGWASGNEGRLARVEALTPIDRVSGEARP; encoded by the coding sequence ATGTCCATAATCCGAATCGCGATTGCCGCCGTATTGCTGTTCGCGGCTGGCGCCGCCTGCGCCGAAGTCCGCATCGTGCCGCAAGACAGCGGCGTCAAAGTAAGGTTGCGCGGCATTTCCGCGGTCAGCGATGACATCGCCTGGGCCAGCGGCCGCGAAGGCACGGTGCTGCGTACGGTCGATGGCGGCAAGCATTGGCAGACGATCAAAGTACCGGATGCCGGCGAGCTCGATTTCCGCGATGTGGAAGGGTTCGATGCGGATACGGCGGTGGTGCTGAGCATCGGGCCGGGTGAGGCTTCGCGCGTTTATCGCACCGAGGATGGCGGCAAATCGTGGAAGCTCGCGTTGCAGAACAAGGATCCGCGGGCGTTTTTCGATTGCATGGCGTTCGATGGAGACAAGGGCTGGATGATGGGCGATCCGGTCGAAGGCCGTTTCCAGATATACGCCACGACGGACGCTGGCCGTAGCTGGGAACTGTCGAGCGATGGCCCCAAAGCAACCAAAGACGAAGCGGCATTCGCTGCGAGCGGCACGTGCATCTCTCGAATTGGGGACTCGCTACTGGTCGCGACTGGCGGCGCAGAAGCCAATATCCACTTACGCAGCGACGATGCGAGCGTCTGGAGAAAACTGCCGAGCGGTTTGCCGGCTGGAAAACAGTCCGCGGGAGTATTCTCGGTGTCGGCGATGCCGATGCGGTTGGGCTTTGTCGTCGTAGGCGGAGATTTCGAGGCCGAAGCTGTCGCCAGCGAATCGAGACGATTTCTGGTCCCGACAGAACCTCCGGCCAGCGAACTTAGCCAATTGAATGTTTCGACGCCTGGCAAGACACAAGGGTATCGTTCGGGTGTGGCGTGCGCGGAAACGCAGCCGACCTGTATCGCTGTAGGCCCGAGTGGCGTCGATGTGTGGAAAGGTACGTCATGGGAAACGGTTTCGAAGATCGGTTACGACGCGATAGATTTTGTCGGAGATGCTGGCTGGGCCAGCGGAAACGAGGGCCGTTTGGCGCGTGTCGAAGCGTTGACTCCGATTGATCGCGTCTCCGGGGAAGCGCGGCCTTGA
- a CDS encoding class II 3-deoxy-7-phosphoheptulonate synthase, producing MATPDRNLQPVNLPTDWTPGGWRARPAVQQPSYPDADALAGVQQELRALPPLVTSWEILALKQYLAEAQEGRRFLLQGGDCAENFTDCNSDVISNRLKVLLQMSLVLVHGLRLPVVRVGRFAGQYAKPRSADTETRGEHTLPSYRGDIINAPEFSPEARIPDPRRMIKAHARSAMTMNFVRSLIDGGFADLHHPEYWDLGWVTHSPLADEYHRMVAGIGDAVRFMETLSGAQVHNLNRVDFYTSHEALLLPYEEAQTRQVPRQWGWFNLSTHFPWIGMRTAALDGAHVEYFRGIRNPIAVKIGPSVTPDQLLKLIDVLNPDDEPGRLSLIHRMGAAHIADKLPALLDAVKRDGRRVLWICDPMHGNTESTSNGYKTRRFGNIRSEVEQSFDLHAAAGTRLGGVHLELTGEDVTECTGGARDLTDIDLERAYRSTVDPRLNYEQALETAMLIVRKQAQIAAPASA from the coding sequence ATGGCGACCCCCGACCGCAACCTGCAACCCGTGAACCTGCCGACCGATTGGACACCGGGCGGCTGGCGCGCGCGCCCAGCGGTGCAGCAGCCGAGTTATCCGGACGCCGACGCGCTCGCCGGGGTGCAGCAGGAGCTGCGCGCTTTGCCGCCGCTGGTCACGTCGTGGGAAATCCTGGCGCTCAAGCAATACCTGGCCGAAGCGCAGGAGGGCAGGCGCTTCCTGCTGCAGGGCGGCGATTGCGCCGAGAATTTCACCGACTGCAATTCCGACGTCATTTCCAACCGGCTCAAAGTGCTGCTGCAGATGAGCCTGGTGCTGGTGCACGGCTTGCGCCTGCCGGTGGTGCGCGTGGGCCGTTTCGCCGGCCAGTACGCCAAGCCGCGTTCGGCCGATACCGAGACGCGCGGCGAGCACACGCTGCCGAGCTACCGCGGCGACATCATCAACGCACCCGAATTCTCGCCGGAGGCGCGCATTCCCGATCCGCGCCGCATGATCAAGGCGCACGCGCGTTCGGCGATGACGATGAATTTCGTGCGTTCGCTGATCGACGGCGGTTTCGCCGACCTGCACCATCCCGAGTACTGGGACCTGGGCTGGGTCACGCATTCGCCGCTGGCCGACGAATACCACCGCATGGTCGCCGGCATCGGCGACGCGGTGCGCTTCATGGAAACCCTGTCCGGCGCGCAGGTGCACAACCTCAACCGCGTCGACTTCTACACTTCGCACGAAGCCTTGCTGCTGCCGTACGAGGAAGCGCAGACGCGGCAGGTGCCGCGGCAGTGGGGCTGGTTCAACCTGAGCACGCATTTCCCGTGGATCGGCATGCGCACGGCCGCGCTCGACGGCGCGCATGTGGAGTATTTCCGCGGCATCCGCAATCCGATCGCGGTCAAGATCGGGCCGTCGGTGACGCCGGACCAGCTGCTGAAATTGATCGACGTGCTCAATCCGGACGACGAACCAGGCCGCCTGAGCCTGATCCACCGCATGGGCGCGGCGCACATCGCCGACAAATTGCCGGCGCTGCTCGATGCCGTGAAGCGCGATGGCCGCCGCGTGCTGTGGATCTGCGATCCGATGCACGGCAACACCGAGAGCACCAGTAACGGCTACAAGACGCGCCGCTTCGGCAACATCCGCAGCGAGGTCGAGCAATCCTTCGATCTGCACGCAGCGGCCGGCACCCGCCTGGGCGGCGTGCACCTGGAGCTGACCGGCGAGGACGTGACCGAATGCACCGGCGGCGCGAGGGACCTGACCGATATCGACCTGGAACGCGCTTACCGCTCCACAGTCGATCCGCGCCTGAATTACGAGCAGGCGCTGGAGACGGCGATGCTGATCGTGCGCAAGCAAGCGCAGATCGCGGCGCCTGCGTCGGCCTGA
- a CDS encoding disulfide bond formation protein B, producing the protein MNRLSFRSAYLLGFVACAALIGFALYSQFHLGLEPCPLCIFQRIAFAALGVVFLIGGLHAPKGGGGRRVYGVLALLAAGVGIGIAGRHVWLTHLPPDQVPHCGPPLEFMMETNALTDVIRKVMTGSGECAKVDWTFLGLSMPAWSLAWFLLLAVWALWAAFRRR; encoded by the coding sequence ATGAACCGACTCTCCTTCCGTTCCGCCTATCTGCTGGGCTTCGTCGCCTGCGCCGCGCTGATCGGCTTCGCGCTGTATTCGCAGTTCCACCTGGGTCTGGAACCTTGCCCGCTGTGCATCTTCCAGCGGATCGCGTTCGCCGCACTGGGCGTGGTCTTCCTCATCGGCGGCTTGCACGCGCCGAAGGGCGGTGGCGGGCGGCGTGTCTACGGTGTGCTGGCGCTGCTGGCCGCCGGCGTCGGCATCGGCATCGCGGGAAGGCATGTCTGGCTGACCCATCTGCCGCCCGACCAGGTGCCGCATTGCGGGCCGCCGCTGGAATTCATGATGGAAACCAATGCGCTGACCGACGTCATCCGCAAGGTGATGACCGGCTCGGGCGAGTGCGCCAAGGTCGACTGGACTTTCCTCGGCCTATCGATGCCGGCCTGGAGCCTGGCGTGGTTCCTGCTGCTCGCCGTCTGGGCGCTGTGGGCCGCTTTCCGGCGCCGCTGA
- the rplQ gene encoding 50S ribosomal protein L17 — protein MRHQKAGRKFSRTSAHRDAMFTNMAASLIKHELIKTTLPKAKELRRVAEPLITLSKKDGVANRRLAFSRLRDKEAVGTLFTVLGPRYANRPGGYLRILKCGFRAGDNAPMAYVELVDRPQAAE, from the coding sequence ATGCGCCACCAAAAAGCCGGCCGTAAATTCAGCCGCACCAGCGCCCATCGCGATGCGATGTTCACCAACATGGCCGCCTCGCTGATCAAGCACGAGCTGATCAAGACCACGCTGCCCAAAGCCAAGGAACTGCGCCGCGTCGCAGAGCCGCTAATCACCCTGTCCAAGAAGGACGGCGTGGCCAACCGCCGCCTGGCCTTCTCGCGCCTGCGCGACAAGGAAGCCGTCGGCACGCTGTTCACCGTGCTGGGCCCGCGCTACGCGAACCGCCCGGGCGGTTACCTGCGCATCCTCAAATGCGGCTTCCGCGCCGGCGACAATGCGCCGATGGCGTATGTGGAACTGGTCGACCGCCCGCAAGCGGCCGAATAA
- a CDS encoding DNA-directed RNA polymerase subunit alpha, protein MTVTANQVLRPKGPQIERLADNRAKVVIEPLERGYGHTLGNALRRVLLSSIPGFAITEVEIDGVLHEYSTIEGLQEDVLEVLLNLKDVAIRMGTGDSATLSLSKQEPGTVTAGDIKTDHNVEILNPDHVICHLTKDASLNMRLKIERGFGYQPATTRRRPDEETRTIGRLMLDASFSPVRRVAYAVEAARVEQRTDLDKLVLDIETNGTIDAEEAVRTAADILTDQLSVFGDFTHRERGAAKPVATGVDPVLLRPIDDLELTVRSANCLKAESIYYIGDLIQKTEVELLKTPNLGKKSLTEIKEVLAQRGLSLGMKLENWPPAGISQHGMMG, encoded by the coding sequence ATGACGGTTACCGCCAACCAGGTTTTGCGCCCCAAGGGTCCGCAGATCGAACGCCTCGCCGACAACCGCGCGAAGGTCGTGATCGAACCGCTGGAGCGCGGCTATGGCCACACCCTCGGCAACGCGCTGCGCCGCGTGCTGCTGTCCTCGATCCCCGGCTTCGCCATCACCGAGGTCGAGATCGACGGCGTGCTGCACGAATACAGCACCATCGAAGGCTTGCAGGAAGACGTCCTGGAAGTGCTGCTCAACCTGAAAGACGTCGCCATCCGCATGGGCACCGGCGACAGCGCCACCCTCAGCTTGAGCAAGCAGGAGCCGGGCACGGTCACCGCGGGCGACATCAAGACCGACCACAACGTCGAGATCCTCAATCCCGACCACGTGATCTGCCACCTGACCAAGGACGCGTCGCTGAACATGCGCTTGAAGATCGAGCGCGGCTTCGGCTACCAGCCGGCCACCACGCGCCGCCGTCCCGACGAAGAAACCCGCACCATCGGCCGTCTGATGCTGGACGCCTCGTTCTCGCCGGTCCGCCGCGTCGCCTACGCGGTCGAAGCCGCGCGCGTCGAGCAGCGCACCGACCTGGACAAGCTGGTGCTTGACATCGAAACCAACGGCACGATCGACGCCGAGGAAGCCGTGCGCACCGCCGCCGACATCCTCACCGATCAGCTGAGCGTGTTCGGCGACTTCACCCACCGCGAGCGCGGCGCCGCCAAGCCGGTCGCCACGGGCGTGGATCCGGTGCTGCTGCGCCCGATCGACGATCTCGAGCTGACCGTGCGTTCGGCCAACTGCCTCAAGGCCGAGAGCATCTACTACATCGGCGATCTGATCCAGAAGACCGAAGTGGAACTGCTCAAAACCCCGAACCTGGGCAAGAAGTCGCTGACCGAAATCAAGGAAGTGCTGGCGCAGCGCGGTTTGTCGCTGGGCATGAAGCTCGAGAACTGGCCGCCGGCCGGCATCTCGCAGCACGGCATGATGGGCTGA
- the rpsD gene encoding 30S ribosomal protein S4, whose product MARYIGPTCKLARREGADLSLKSPARALDSKCKLEQKPGQHGATARKGKLSDYATQLREKQKVKRIYGLLERQFRNYYKKASTKKGNTGENLLQLLETRLDNVIYRMGFAVTRPAARQLVSHRGVTVNGKPVNLPSYQVKAGDAIALSERAQKQLRVQEALTVSATMDLSPSWIEVDSKKFSGVFKAVPDRADLPADINEALIVELYSK is encoded by the coding sequence ATGGCTCGTTACATCGGTCCCACCTGTAAGCTCGCGCGCCGCGAAGGCGCCGACCTGTCCCTCAAGAGCCCGGCCCGTGCGCTGGACTCCAAGTGCAAGCTGGAGCAGAAGCCCGGCCAGCACGGCGCCACTGCGCGCAAGGGCAAGCTGTCCGACTACGCCACCCAGCTGCGCGAGAAGCAGAAGGTCAAGCGTATTTACGGCCTGCTGGAACGTCAGTTCCGCAACTATTACAAGAAGGCCTCGACCAAGAAGGGCAACACCGGCGAGAACCTGCTGCAGTTGCTCGAGACCCGCTTGGACAACGTGATCTACCGCATGGGTTTCGCGGTCACGCGTCCTGCCGCCCGCCAGCTGGTGTCGCATCGCGGCGTCACGGTCAACGGCAAGCCGGTCAATCTGCCTTCGTACCAGGTCAAGGCCGGCGACGCGATCGCGTTGTCCGAGCGCGCGCAGAAGCAGTTGCGCGTGCAGGAAGCCCTGACCGTTTCGGCCACGATGGACCTGTCGCCTTCCTGGATCGAAGTCGATTCCAAGAAGTTCAGCGGCGTGTTCAAGGCGGTGCCTGACCGCGCCGACCTGCCGGCCGACATCAACGAAGCGCTGATCGTCGAGTTGTACTCGAAGTAA
- the rpsK gene encoding 30S ribosomal protein S11, protein MAKPAVAKTKKKIKRVVTDGIAHVHASFNNTIVTITDRQGNALSWATSGGAGFRGSRKSTPFAAQVAAEKAGKAALDYGVKSLEVRIKGPGPGRESAVRSLNNVGYKIINIIDVTPIPHNGCRPPKKRRV, encoded by the coding sequence ATGGCCAAGCCGGCAGTTGCCAAAACCAAGAAGAAGATCAAGCGCGTCGTCACCGACGGCATCGCGCACGTCCACGCTTCTTTCAACAACACCATCGTCACCATCACCGACCGCCAGGGCAATGCGCTGTCGTGGGCGACCTCGGGCGGCGCGGGTTTCCGCGGTTCGCGCAAGTCGACCCCGTTCGCCGCGCAGGTCGCCGCCGAAAAGGCCGGCAAGGCCGCGCTGGATTACGGCGTGAAGTCGCTGGAAGTGCGCATCAAGGGCCCGGGCCCGGGACGCGAGTCGGCCGTACGTTCGTTGAACAACGTCGGCTACAAGATCATCAACATCATCGACGTGACGCCTATCCCGCACAACGGGTGCCGTCCGCCGAAGAAGCGTCGCGTCTGA
- the rpsM gene encoding 30S ribosomal protein S13 — MARIAGVNLPAQKHVWVGLQSIYGIGRTRSKKVCVDAGVTLSTKIRDLSEPEVERLRAEVGKYVVEGDLRREVGIAIKRLMDLACYRGLRHRRGLPLRGQRTRTNARTRKGPRKAIKK, encoded by the coding sequence ATGGCGCGTATTGCAGGTGTCAACCTGCCTGCCCAGAAACACGTCTGGGTCGGGCTACAAAGCATCTACGGCATCGGCCGTACCCGTTCGAAGAAGGTCTGCGTCGATGCGGGCGTGACCTTGTCGACCAAGATCCGCGACCTGTCCGAGCCGGAAGTCGAGCGCCTGCGCGCCGAAGTCGGCAAGTACGTGGTCGAGGGCGACCTGCGTCGCGAAGTCGGCATCGCCATCAAGCGCCTGATGGACCTGGCCTGCTACCGCGGCCTGCGCCATCGTCGCGGCCTGCCGCTGCGCGGCCAGCGCACCCGGACCAATGCACGTACCCGCAAGGGCCCGCGCAAGGCCATCAAGAAGTAA